In one window of Maniola hyperantus chromosome 18, iAphHyp1.2, whole genome shotgun sequence DNA:
- the LOC117990906 gene encoding 63 kDa chaperonin, mitochondrial-like → MRDFFTMYKLQKFVAKLNLKYGTWMLSHRKYAKEVRFGPDVRSIMLQGVDILADAVAVTMGPKGRNVILEQAFGPPKITKDGVTVAKGIELEDKFKNIGAKLVQQVANKTNEEAGDGTTTATILARAIAREGFDSISKGANPIEIRKGIMLAVATVTEELKKISKPVKTSEEIEQVATVSANGDNSIGKLIATAMNRVGKDGVVTVKDGKTMDDELEIIDGMKIERGYVSPYFINSCKGPRVEYNEALILISDKKIFNANQIVPALEIANSQKKPLIIIAEDYEGEPISVLVVNKLKIGLQVAAIKAPGFGEYRKNILIDLAIATGGVIFEDNENLIRLEDCQLQSLGKVGEVLITKDSTLLLKGQGDKAEIEQRIEQIRAEFEEEKSESKRNRLLDRISRLKCRVGILRIGGCSEVEVNEKKDRVNDALNATRAAVSGGIVPGGGAALVRCIPVLESLKPSNSDQAVGINIIKKALRTPCITIARNAGFDGSVVVSNVENLDANYGYDALNNEYVDMFEKGIIDPTKVVRRALTDASGVASLLTTAEAVIC, encoded by the coding sequence ATGCGTGATTTTTTTACAatgtacaaattacaaaaatttgttgcaaaattaaacttaaaatatgGGACTTGGATGCTATCACATCGTAAATATGCAAAAGAAGTACGATTTGGACCAGATGTTCGGTCAATTATGTTACAAGGAGTAGATATTTTAGCAGATGCTGTCGCTGTTACAATGGGACCTAAAGGGCGGAACGTAATTTTAGAACAAGCATTCGGTCCACCAAAAATCACCAAAGATGGAGTTACCGTTGCAAAGGGAATAGAATTAGAAGATAAGTTCAAAAACATTGGTGCTAAACTTGTTCAACAAGTGGCAAATAAAACCAACGAAGAAGCTGGAGATGGAACTACAACAGCTACAATACTAGCCAGAGCGATTGCAAGAGAAGGTTTTGACAGCATTTCAAAGGGAGCTAACCCTATTGAAATTAGAAAAGGAATCATGCTAGCAGTAGCAACAGTTACAGaagaactaaaaaaaatatcaaaacctGTTAAAACATCTGAGGAAATAGAACAGGTTGCCACAGTATCTGCTAATGGTGATAATAGCATAGGAAAACTTATTGCAACTGCTATGAACAGAGTTGGTAAAGATGGTGTTGTAACTGTTAAAGATGGTAAAACAATGGATGATGAATTAGAAATAATAGATGGAATGAAAATTGAACGAGGTTATGTATCCCCCTACTTTATTAACTCTTGCAAAGGTCCACGGGTTGAATATAATGAAGCATTAATTCTTATTTCCGATAAAAAGATATTTAATGCTAATCAGATTGTACCTGCTTTAGAAATTGCCAATAGTCAAAAGAAACCTTTGATTATAATCGCTGAAGATTACGAAGGTGAACCAATATCAGTTTTGGtagtaaataaactaaaaattggATTGCAAGTTGCTGCTATTAAGGCACCAGGATTTGgagaatatagaaaaaatatattgattgatTTAGCTATTGCAACTGGTGGTGTAATTTTTGAAGACAATGAAAATTTAATACGCTTAGAAGATTGCCAACTTCAGAGTCTGGGAAAAGTTGGTGAGGTTTTGATTACGAAAGATTCGACTCTATTATTAAAAGGACAGGGGGATAAAGCAGAAATAGAACAACGCATTGAACAAATAAGAGCTGAATTCGAAGAAGAAAAAAGTGAATCCAAGCGAAACAGGTTATTGGATCGTATTTCTAGACTTAAATGTAGAGTGGGGATATTACGAATTGGAGGTTGCAGTGAAGTTgaagtaaatgaaaaaaaagacCGTGTTAACGATGCTCTCAATGCCACACGAGCGGCAGTCTCAGGAGGAATTGTCCCTGGTGGTGGCGCCGCTCTTGTACGATGTATACCTGTATTAGAAAGTCTTAAACCATCTAATTCTGATCAAGCAGTtggaattaatataattaaaaaagccCTTCGTACTCCCTGTATAACAATAGCTCGTAACGCTGGCTTCGATGGGTCTGTGGTTGTATCTAATGTTGAAAATTTAGATGCAAATTATGGATACGATGCTCTAAATAACGAATACGTTGATATGTTTGAAAAGGGTATTATAGACCCAACGAAAGTAGTTCGAAGAGCACTAACTGATGCTAGTGGAGTTGCTTCACTATTAACTACAGCAGAAGCTGTTATTTGTTAA